The Salvia miltiorrhiza cultivar Shanhuang (shh) chromosome 1, IMPLAD_Smil_shh, whole genome shotgun sequence genome has a window encoding:
- the LOC131005866 gene encoding protein INVOLVED IN DE NOVO 2-like yields the protein MDGIWEYLELMGTPVKNNSRKDTDVGCSKTKKYVKKMYEALKNGKYQVMLSGQAYTCPYCPEKRRGSFRYTDLLQHATSIGSCDSKKRTEKNKANHRALAKYLAKDAAAGAGAGPGPGPSKPSHEVDVLVGLDHREVFVWPCIGIVVNIPTSFDDRSSVGESGSSDLRDQLVSRGFNPTRVLPLWNHQGHSGTAFVEFEMNFTGFTNALSFEKDYEANHRGKKNWLADNAKKSDLYAWVARIDEYTSNNVVGETLRRIACLKAVSVIVGEEARRTNTCPYCPDTRMRDFDYRDLLQHVSAISRCSSKKRTARDKANHFAMATYLETDMVSVAGPSMASPEVDALALAKHLKSEVATGAGASDPSDDVDVLADHDHYEMFVWPCIGIIVNIPTSFSNGHYVGESGGELRDQLASRGFNPTRVRPLWNHQGHSGTAIVEFCMDMTGFTNAMSFEKDYEDNLHGKKNWLENSGKKSDLYAWVARADEYNSNSAIGENLRKIAHLRALSDIMGEEARRTVTCPYCPSTRRRDFLYKDLLQHASSIGTCFSKKRTERNKANHLALASYLERDIVSETGPSKSLESEKPAGAIHSNPYREVDALANHEFHELFVWPWIGIVVNIPTSFSNGCYVGESGSRMRDQLASRGLNPTRVRTLWNNEGHSGTAIVEFRKDWLGFTNAMSFEKDYVADHHGKKNWLAKDEKKSDLYAWVARADDYISNDIVGEHLRKIGDLRTVSGIMEEDTRKTNKLIHKLTNAIEAKKTLLLEMESKLKETETSLHQSIKENDNMRQAYNEEIKKIESSARNHFRRISEDHEKLKSQLEIQKRDLELRGQELMERQKHNEIERKKLAEDLEQNAVKSCSLQTVSLVQRKADEKVMKLAEEQKKQKENLRQRIILLEKQLDAKQALELEIEQLRGNLNVMRHIKFEGDVNEEVLNEVDLLHKAMREKERELGDLEAINQTLVVQERKRNDELQDARKELVNGLKDMSINSHIGVKRMGELDSKPFHEVMKRMYGDSQADERATELCSLWEEYLRDPEWHPIKVVNINGKHQAVINEDDEKLRDLREHYGDKVHDAVTAALSEINEYNPSGRYVISELWNHEEGRRASLKEGVGVLLKHWRSYKRKRGPE from the exons ATGGATGGAATATGGGAATACTTGGAGCTGATGGGAACTCCTGTGAAAAACAATTCTCGAAAAGACACAGATGTTGGTTGCTCTAAAACTAAGAAGTATGTGAAGAAAATGTATGAAGCACTGAAGAATGGTAAATACCAGGTTATGTTATCTGGTCAGGCTTACACGTGCCCCTACTGCCCTGAAAAAAGGAGAGGATCCTTCCGGTACACGGATCTTCTGCAGCATGCAACTTCAATTGGAAGTTGCGATTCAAAGAAAAGGACTGAAAAGAACAAGGCCAATCACCGTGCACTGGCTAAGTACTTGGCAAAGGATGCAGCTGCTGGAGCTGGAGCGGGTCCGGGTCCGGGTCCTTCAAAGCCTTCACATGAGGTAGATGTCCTTGTAGGCCTTGACCATCGTGAGGTGTTTGTCTGGCCTTGCATTGGGATCGTTGTCAACATTCCTACTAGTTTTGACGATCGTAGTTCTGTGGGGGAGAGTGGTAGTAGTGACTTGAGAGATCAGCTGGTAAGTAGAGGATTTAATCCCACCCGAGTGCTACCCTTGTGGAATCACCAAGGCCATTCTGGAACAGCATTCGTTGAATTTGAGATGAATTTTACTGGTTTCACCAATGCATTGTCTTTTGAGAAAGATTACGAGGCTAATCATCGCGGAAAGAAGAATTGGCTGGCAGACAATGCCAAGAAGTCTGATCTTTATGCATGGGTAGCCCGTATAGATGAATATACTTCTAATAATGTTGTTGGAGAAACTCTACGCAGGATTGCATGTCTTAAAGCCGTATCAGTTATCGTGGGAGAAGAAGCTCGAAGGACCAACACGTGCCCCTACTGCCCAGATACAAGAATGCGAGACTTTGATTATAGAGATCTTTTGCAGCATGTAAGTGCAATAAGCAGGTGCAGTTCAAAGAAAAGGACGGCAAGAGACAAGGCAAATCACTTTGCAATGGCTACGTACTTGGAAACAGACATGGTTTCTGTAGCTGGCCCTTCAATGGCTTCTCCAGAGGTAGATGCTCTTGCACTGGCTAAGCACTTGAAAAGTGAAGTAGCCACTGGAGCTGGTGCTTCAGATCCGTCTGATGATGTAGATGTCCTTGCAGACCATGACCATTATGAGATGTTTGTCTGGCCATGCATTGGGATTATTGTCAATATTCCAACTAGCTTCAGCAATGGTCATTATGTGGGGGAGAGTGGTGGTGAATTGAGAGACCAGTTGGCAAGTAGAGGATTTAATCCAACCAGAGTGCGACCTTTGTGGAATCACCAAGGCCATTCTGGAACTGCAATTGTTGAATTTTGTATGGATATGACTGGATTCACTAATGCCATGTCTTTTGAGAAAGATTATGAGGATAACCTTCATGGGAAGAAAAATTGGCTGGAAAACAGTGGCAAGAAGTCAGATCTCTATGCATGGGTAGCTCGCGCAGATGAATATAATTCTAACAGTGCTATTGGAGAAAATCTACGCAAGATTGCACATCTTAGAGCGTTATCAGATATTATGGGAGAGGAAGCTCGAAGGACCGTCACATGCCCCTACTGTCCAAGCACAAGAAGACGGGACTTCCTTTATAAAGATCTTTTGCAGCATGCAAGTTCAATAGGCACTTGCTTTTCAAAGAAAAGGACAGAAAGAAACAAGGCAAATCACCTTGCACTGGCTAGTTACTTGGAAAGAGACATAGTTAGTGAAACTGGCCCTTCAAAGTCTTTAGAAAGTGAAAAACCTGCTGGGGCTATCCATTCAAATCCTTATAGGGAGGTAGATGCCCTTGCAAACCATGAGTTTCATGAGTTGTTTGTCTGGCCATGGATTGGCATTGTTGTAAACATTCCAACTAGCTTTAGCAATGGATGTTATGTGGGGGAGAGTGGTAGTAGAATGAGGGATCAGCTGGCAAGTAGAGGGCTTAATCCAACTAGAGTGCGAACTTTGTGGAACAATGAAGGCCATTCTGGAACTGCAATTGTTGAATTTCGTAAGGATTGGCTTGGATTTACCAATGCCATGTCTTTTGAAAAAGATTATGTGGCTGATCATCACGGAAAGAAAAATTGGCTGGCAAAGGATGAGAAGAAATCTGATCTATATGCATGGGTTGCTCGTGCAGATGATTATATTTCTAATGACATTGTTGGAGAGCATCTTCGCAAGATTGGAGATCTTAGAACCGTTTCAGGTATTATGGAAGAAGACACTCGAAAGACCAACAAGCTTATCCATAAGTTAACAAATGCTATTGAGGCAAAGAAAACGCTCTTGCTAGAGATGGAGAGTAAATTAAAGGAGACAGAAACCTCTCTGCACCAGTCGATCAAGGAAAATGATAATATGCGTCAAGCTTACAATGAag AGATAAAAAAGATTGAGTCAAGTGCCCGAAATCATTTTAGGAGGATATCCGAAGATCACGAGAAGCTTAAATCTCAGCTGGAAATTCAGAAGAGAGATCTTGAGCTCCGAGGTCAAGAACTGATGGAACGGCAGAAACACAATGAAATTGAGAGGAAAAAGCTTGCTGAAGACCTTGAACAG AATGCAGTGAAAAGTTGTTCCCTTCAAACTGTTTCTTTGGTACAAAGAAAGGCTGACGAAAAAGTAATGAAGTTGGCTGAGGAACAGAAG AAACAAAAGGAGAACCTCCGTCAGAGAATTATTTTGCTGGAGAAACAACTGGATGCAAAGCAAGCATTAGAGCTTGAGATTGAGCAGTTGAGGGGCAACTTGAATGTCATGAGGCACATAAAATTTGAAGGTGATGTTAACGAAGAAGTGTTAAATGAAGTTGATTTGCTACACAAGGCCATGAGAGAGAAGGAAAGAGAGCTTGGAGATTTGGAAGCAATAAACCAAACTTTAGTAGTGCAGGAGCGCAAGAGAAATGATGAGCTACAGGATGCACGTAAAGAATTGGTTAAT GGCCTGAAAGACATGTCAATAAATTCTCATATTGGTGTCAAGAGAATGGGGGAGCTTGATAGCAAGCCATTTCACGAAGTAATGAAAAGGATGTATGGCGACTCTCAAGCAGACGAAAGGGCAACAGAGTTATGCTCGCTGTGGGAGGAGTACCTTAGAGATCCAGAATGGCATCCTATAAAGGTGGTCAACATTAATGGCAAGCATCAG GCTGTGATAAATGAAGACGACGAAAAGCTGAGAGACCTGAGAGAACATTATGGTGACAAAGTTCATGACGCAGTGACAGCAGCCCTCTCTGAGATAAATGAATACAACCCGAGTGGGAGGTACGTTATATCAGAACTGTGGAACCACGAAGAAGGTAGGAGAGCTTCCCTCAAGGAAGGAGTCGGGGTACTGCTGAAGCATTGGAGGTCCTACAAGCGAAAGAGGGGGCCGGAGTGA